The Vibrio kanaloae genome has a window encoding:
- the proC gene encoding pyrroline-5-carboxylate reductase produces MEHKNIAFIGAGNMVRSIVAGLVASGYPAQKITATAPSDTRRLPLEQKYGINTTSDNIAAAEQADVVVLSVKPQMMADVCKPLQDIDFSNKLVVSIAAGINANRLNEMLNCKLNLVRVMPNTPSLLGKGMSGLYADSTVSQGDKDFASQLMQAVGEVSWVEQESGINNIIAAAGSAPAYFFLFMEAMQAEAINQGFDRETARKLVQQSALGAAEMVVMNPDIELSTLREQVTSKGGTTAEALRTFNEHQLSDIVAKAMQAAVARAEEMEKLF; encoded by the coding sequence ATGGAACATAAGAACATTGCCTTTATTGGGGCAGGAAACATGGTTCGCTCAATTGTAGCGGGCTTAGTGGCGAGTGGTTACCCAGCGCAAAAGATTACTGCGACAGCGCCTTCAGACACCAGAAGATTACCGTTAGAGCAAAAATACGGAATCAATACCACCAGCGACAACATTGCCGCAGCAGAGCAAGCAGATGTTGTGGTGTTATCAGTGAAGCCACAAATGATGGCTGATGTATGTAAACCCTTACAAGATATCGATTTTAGCAACAAACTGGTTGTCTCAATTGCCGCCGGTATTAATGCGAATCGGCTCAATGAGATGTTAAACTGCAAACTGAACCTTGTGCGTGTGATGCCAAACACGCCATCACTACTTGGTAAGGGGATGAGCGGCCTTTATGCTGATTCAACGGTCAGCCAAGGCGATAAAGACTTCGCTTCTCAGCTAATGCAAGCTGTAGGTGAAGTGAGTTGGGTTGAGCAAGAGTCTGGCATCAACAACATCATTGCGGCGGCGGGTAGTGCTCCTGCTTACTTCTTTTTGTTTATGGAAGCAATGCAAGCAGAGGCAATCAACCAAGGTTTCGACCGAGAAACCGCTCGAAAGCTAGTGCAGCAGTCAGCATTAGGCGCGGCAGAGATGGTGGTCATGAATCCAGATATTGAGTTATCAACATTGCGCGAACAGGTTACTTCAAAAGGCGGGACCACCGCAGAAGCACTACGCACATTTAACGAACACCAACTATCAGATATCGTAGCCAAAGCGATGCAAGCGGCGGTAGCTAGAGCTGAAGAGATGGAAAAACTGTTTTAA
- a CDS encoding YggS family pyridoxal phosphate-dependent enzyme, producing MSSIQQNIKQITSQIRSAEQKCGRDPESVQLLAVSKTKPIDAVLEAALGGQIAFGENYVQEGVDKVKHFSEHHSNLNLEWHFIGPIQSNKTRPIAESFQWVHSVDRDKIAQRLNDQRPSELPPLQVLIQVNTSGEESKSGTSEQTVFSLAELISSLPNLTLRGLMSIPANVSDYQSQLNAFSQLAELKGKLAAKYSGIDTLSMGMSGDMDAAVEAGSTMVRIGTAIFGARDYTK from the coding sequence ATGAGTAGTATTCAACAAAATATCAAACAAATCACCTCACAGATTCGTAGTGCTGAACAAAAGTGCGGACGAGATCCAGAGTCCGTGCAACTTTTAGCCGTCAGCAAAACTAAACCTATTGATGCGGTTCTAGAAGCCGCACTTGGAGGCCAAATTGCCTTTGGTGAAAACTATGTCCAAGAAGGTGTTGATAAAGTAAAACACTTTTCAGAACATCATTCTAACTTAAATTTGGAGTGGCATTTTATTGGCCCAATTCAGTCCAATAAAACCCGCCCAATCGCGGAAAGCTTCCAGTGGGTGCATTCCGTAGATCGCGATAAGATCGCACAAAGGCTTAATGACCAACGACCAAGCGAACTTCCACCCTTGCAAGTTTTGATTCAAGTAAATACCAGTGGTGAAGAGTCCAAGTCTGGAACGTCAGAACAGACAGTTTTTTCACTCGCAGAGTTGATTTCATCGCTACCCAACCTCACTTTAAGAGGATTGATGTCGATTCCTGCAAACGTATCTGACTATCAATCTCAGCTTAATGCATTTTCTCAACTGGCAGAGCTTAAAGGCAAGCTAGCCGCGAAGTATTCAGGCATTGATACCCTTTCGATGGGGATGAGTGGTGATATGGACGCAGCAGTTGAGGCTGGTAGCACCATGGTTCGTATTGGAACGGCTATTTTCGGCGCTCGTGATTACACGAAATAA
- a CDS encoding type IV pilus twitching motility protein PilT, whose product MDITELLDFSVKHNASDLHLSAGVSPMVRIDGEVRKLGVPALSHADVHRLVFEIMNDSQRGEFEEKLEVDFSFELPNVGRFRVNAFNQARGCSAVFRSIPVEIPTLEQLGAPEIFEKIANYEKGLVLVTGPTGSGKSTTLAAMVDYVNRNHNKHILTIEDPIEFVHTNNKCLVNQREVHRDTHSFKAALRSALREDPDVILVGELRDQETISLALTAAETGHLVFGTLHTSSAAKTIDRIIDVFPGSDKSMVRSMLSESLRSVIAQKLLKRVGGGRVACHEIMMATPAIRNLIREDKVAQMYSIIQTGAAHGMQTMEQNAKQLMAQGLVDSEEVEKKIEIETSRF is encoded by the coding sequence ATGGATATCACCGAGTTACTAGATTTTAGTGTAAAGCATAACGCATCAGATCTACATCTTTCTGCGGGTGTATCTCCAATGGTACGTATAGATGGTGAAGTAAGAAAGCTTGGAGTGCCCGCTTTGAGTCATGCAGATGTGCATCGTTTAGTTTTTGAGATCATGAACGATTCACAGCGCGGTGAGTTTGAAGAGAAACTCGAAGTCGACTTCTCTTTTGAATTACCCAATGTTGGTCGTTTCCGTGTGAATGCTTTTAATCAAGCTCGTGGTTGCTCAGCTGTGTTTCGATCTATCCCTGTAGAGATCCCAACTTTAGAGCAGTTAGGCGCGCCTGAAATCTTTGAAAAGATTGCTAACTACGAAAAAGGTTTAGTGCTGGTCACTGGCCCAACTGGTTCTGGTAAATCGACGACTCTTGCGGCGATGGTTGATTATGTTAACCGTAACCATAACAAGCACATCCTGACGATCGAAGACCCGATTGAATTCGTTCATACCAACAATAAATGCCTCGTTAACCAGCGAGAAGTTCATCGTGATACCCACAGCTTTAAAGCGGCGCTACGCAGTGCATTGCGCGAAGACCCTGACGTTATCCTTGTGGGTGAGCTTCGTGACCAAGAGACGATCAGCTTAGCGCTAACGGCCGCAGAAACAGGCCATCTAGTTTTTGGTACTCTGCACACCAGTTCTGCTGCTAAAACCATAGATCGCATTATTGATGTGTTCCCCGGCAGCGACAAATCTATGGTTCGTTCAATGCTATCCGAATCACTACGCTCGGTGATTGCTCAAAAATTGTTAAAGCGTGTAGGCGGTGGTCGTGTGGCTTGTCATGAAATTATGATGGCGACACCTGCAATTAGAAACTTGATTCGTGAAGACAAAGTTGCACAGATGTACTCGATTATTCAAACTGGCGCAGCACATGGTATGCAAACCATGGAGCAGAATGCGAAGCAGCTTATGGCCCAAGGTTTAGTTGATTCAGAAGAAGTCGAGAAGAAGATTGAAATCGAAACCTCGCGGTTTTAA
- a CDS encoding PilT/PilU family type 4a pilus ATPase, producing the protein MELNQILEGMLSQKASDLYITVDAPVLFRVDGELRPQGEKLNTAQVSQLLDAMMEQDRRDEYQQTREANFAIVRDIGRFRVSAFFQRELPGAVIRRIETNIPTFEQLKLPDVLQDLSIAKRGLVLVVGATGSGKSTSMAAMTGYRNANRSGHILTIEDPIEFVHEHRKCIVTQREVGLDTESYEVALKNSLRQAPDMILIGEIRSRETMEYAMTFAETGHLCMATLHANNANQALERILHLVPKEQKEQFLFDLSMNLRGVVAQQLIRDKNANGRHGVFEVLLNSPRVSDLIRRGELHELKSTMAKSKEIGMQTFDQALYDLVVAGKISEEDAFHSADSANDLRLMLKTKRGDNDNGIGALSSVKIDMG; encoded by the coding sequence ATGGAGTTGAATCAAATTCTTGAAGGCATGCTTTCACAGAAAGCGTCGGATCTTTACATCACCGTGGACGCACCAGTTTTGTTTCGTGTTGATGGTGAACTGCGGCCTCAGGGAGAAAAGCTGAATACGGCTCAGGTCTCTCAATTGCTTGATGCGATGATGGAGCAAGATCGACGCGATGAATACCAACAAACACGCGAGGCTAATTTTGCGATTGTGCGTGATATTGGCCGTTTTCGTGTGAGTGCTTTCTTCCAACGAGAGCTTCCTGGTGCGGTAATTAGACGCATCGAGACTAACATTCCAACCTTTGAACAATTAAAGCTTCCTGATGTGCTACAAGACCTTTCAATAGCGAAACGCGGACTTGTGCTAGTGGTTGGAGCGACGGGGTCTGGTAAATCAACTTCAATGGCTGCGATGACAGGGTACCGGAATGCTAACCGTTCTGGTCATATTTTGACGATTGAAGATCCGATTGAATTCGTGCATGAACATAGAAAGTGCATTGTTACTCAGCGTGAGGTCGGACTCGACACTGAGAGTTATGAAGTCGCGCTTAAGAACTCCCTGCGCCAAGCTCCCGACATGATCTTGATTGGTGAGATCCGTAGCCGTGAAACCATGGAGTACGCGATGACTTTTGCTGAGACTGGTCACCTGTGTATGGCAACTCTGCATGCAAATAATGCTAATCAAGCACTAGAACGTATTCTGCATTTGGTTCCCAAAGAGCAAAAAGAGCAATTCTTGTTTGATCTGTCGATGAACTTACGTGGTGTGGTGGCACAGCAATTAATTCGAGACAAGAATGCCAATGGTCGTCATGGGGTGTTCGAGGTTCTTTTGAACAGCCCGCGAGTGTCGGACCTGATTCGTCGTGGTGAGTTGCATGAACTCAAATCGACAATGGCTAAATCGAAGGAGATTGGGATGCAGACCTTTGACCAAGCTTTGTATGATTTAGTCGTTGCGGGCAAAATCAGCGAAGAAGATGCGTTTCATAGTGCCGACTCTGCTAATGATCTGCGCTTAATGTTGAAAACCAAGCGAGGTGATAATGACAATGGCATAGGAGCCCTCAGCAGTGTGAAAATCGATATGGGTTAA
- the ruvX gene encoding Holliday junction resolvase RuvX yields the protein MSRTIMAFDYGTKSIGSAIGQEITGTASPLTAFKAKDGIPNWDDIEKQIKEWQPNLIIVGLPTDLHGKDLATITPRAKKFANRLKGRFGIDVELHDERLSTAEARSELFDMGGYKALSKGNVDNQSAVVILESWFEAQYF from the coding sequence ATGTCACGGACAATTATGGCATTTGATTACGGTACAAAAAGTATCGGTAGTGCAATCGGCCAAGAGATTACTGGTACCGCAAGTCCCTTAACAGCCTTCAAGGCTAAAGATGGTATTCCGAATTGGGATGATATCGAGAAGCAAATCAAAGAATGGCAACCTAATCTGATTATCGTCGGTTTGCCAACGGATTTACACGGCAAAGATCTAGCAACCATTACTCCAAGAGCAAAGAAGTTTGCTAATCGCCTCAAAGGGCGCTTTGGTATTGATGTCGAACTTCATGATGAAAGACTGTCTACAGCTGAAGCCAGATCCGAGCTTTTTGATATGGGCGGTTATAAAGCATTAAGCAAAGGAAATGTGGATAACCAATCTGCTGTTGTCATTCTAGAGAGCTGGTTTGAAGCACAATATTTTTAA
- a CDS encoding YqgE/AlgH family protein translates to MNLTNHFLVAMPGMKDPYFQNSVIYLCEHNDEGAMGLMINAPIDITVGKMLDQVEIDSINPKSNQASLDKPVLNGGPVAEDRGFILHRPKGNYQSSINMTDQISVTTSKDILTVLGTGDEPVHYLVALGYAGWEPGQLEIELTENSWLTVEADPKVIFDTPIADRWKVAVQMLGINVAQLSADSGHA, encoded by the coding sequence ATGAATTTAACCAATCACTTTCTGGTTGCTATGCCAGGAATGAAAGACCCTTACTTTCAAAACTCTGTAATTTACCTTTGTGAACACAACGATGAAGGTGCAATGGGGTTAATGATCAATGCCCCTATTGATATCACGGTTGGAAAAATGCTGGATCAAGTCGAGATCGACTCCATAAACCCAAAATCCAATCAAGCTAGCTTAGATAAGCCAGTGTTAAACGGAGGACCGGTAGCTGAAGATAGAGGTTTCATTTTACATAGGCCAAAAGGCAACTATCAATCTAGCATCAACATGACTGATCAAATCTCTGTCACGACCTCTAAAGATATCCTTACCGTGCTCGGAACTGGAGACGAGCCAGTGCATTACTTGGTCGCATTAGGCTATGCAGGTTGGGAACCAGGGCAGCTAGAAATAGAACTAACCGAAAACTCTTGGTTAACCGTTGAAGCCGACCCGAAAGTTATCTTCGATACCCCCATTGCAGATCGTTGGAAAGTTGCAGTGCAGATGTTAGGCATTAATGTTGCGCAATTATCGGCTGATTCAGGACACGCCTAA
- the gshB gene encoding glutathione synthase: MIKLGIVMDPISSINIKKDSSFAMMLEAQRRGYEIHYMEMDDLHLDQGVAIADTKVVELKEDPNGWYEFKSEQTIALSELDAVLMRKDPPFDTEYIYATYILERAEENGALIVNKPQSLRDCNEKLFTAWFPELTPTTIVTRKAEKIKEFREKHGDVILKPLDGMGGASIFRVKKGDPNVSVIIETLTNHGQNYAMAQTFVPDISNGDKRILVVDGEPMPYCLARIPAEGETRGNLAAGGTGVARPLSDTDWEIAKTVAPTLKEKGLIFVGLDVIGDKLTEINVTSPTCIREIEAAFDISVTGKLMDAIERRVKAE; this comes from the coding sequence ATGATCAAACTTGGCATCGTAATGGATCCAATTTCATCCATTAACATCAAAAAAGACTCTAGCTTTGCCATGATGCTTGAAGCTCAGCGTCGTGGTTACGAAATCCATTACATGGAAATGGATGATCTACACTTAGATCAGGGCGTAGCCATTGCTGACACAAAGGTTGTAGAACTAAAAGAAGATCCAAACGGTTGGTATGAGTTCAAGTCAGAGCAGACTATCGCGCTATCTGAATTAGATGCCGTACTGATGCGTAAAGATCCTCCGTTTGATACTGAGTACATCTACGCGACTTACATTCTTGAACGTGCTGAAGAGAACGGCGCACTGATCGTAAACAAACCGCAAAGCCTTCGTGACTGTAACGAGAAATTGTTCACAGCTTGGTTCCCTGAACTAACACCGACCACCATCGTGACTCGTAAAGCTGAAAAGATTAAAGAATTCCGCGAGAAGCACGGTGATGTGATCCTTAAACCACTGGATGGTATGGGTGGCGCATCTATCTTCCGAGTGAAGAAAGGCGATCCAAATGTATCGGTAATCATTGAAACATTGACCAACCACGGTCAAAATTACGCAATGGCACAAACTTTTGTTCCAGACATCAGTAATGGTGATAAGCGTATTCTTGTGGTTGATGGTGAGCCTATGCCTTACTGCTTAGCTCGTATTCCAGCGGAAGGGGAAACACGAGGTAACCTAGCGGCCGGTGGTACTGGTGTGGCTAGACCACTGAGTGATACTGACTGGGAAATAGCAAAAACAGTGGCTCCAACACTGAAAGAAAAAGGCTTAATCTTTGTTGGCCTTGATGTGATCGGTGACAAACTGACTGAAATTAACGTAACCAGCCCGACTTGTATTCGTGAAATCGAAGCCGCTTTTGATATTTCAGTAACAGGTAAACTGATGGACGCGATCGAACGTCGCGTTAAAGCAGAATAG
- the rsmE gene encoding 16S rRNA (uracil(1498)-N(3))-methyltransferase: MRVPRIHHPERIHQLGSLALGEDAAGHVGRVLRMKEGQEVLLFDGSGAEFPATIIEVSKKNVTVHVTERIERSSESPLDLHLGQVISRGDKMEFTIQKSVELGVNTITPLISERCGVKLDTKRFEKKLAQWQKIAIAACEQCGRNTVPVIRPIMQLEEWCSETSEALKLNLHPRAKYSINTLPEPISKVRLLIGPEGGLSSEEISMTEQYKFEETLLGPRVLRTETAALTAITALQVRFGDLG; encoded by the coding sequence ATGAGAGTCCCTCGTATTCATCACCCAGAACGCATTCATCAGTTAGGCTCGCTCGCTTTAGGCGAAGATGCCGCGGGTCATGTTGGTCGTGTCCTTCGCATGAAAGAAGGCCAAGAAGTCCTTCTATTTGACGGCAGTGGCGCTGAGTTCCCTGCAACAATTATTGAAGTATCCAAGAAGAATGTCACGGTTCATGTTACTGAACGAATCGAGCGTAGCAGTGAATCTCCGTTAGACTTACATTTAGGCCAAGTGATTTCACGCGGTGATAAAATGGAGTTCACGATTCAGAAATCGGTTGAGCTTGGTGTGAACACCATTACCCCTCTAATTTCAGAACGCTGTGGCGTTAAGCTTGATACCAAACGCTTCGAGAAAAAACTCGCACAGTGGCAAAAAATTGCTATCGCGGCGTGTGAACAATGTGGCCGCAATACGGTTCCTGTCATTCGTCCTATTATGCAACTTGAAGAATGGTGTAGCGAAACCAGTGAAGCGTTAAAGCTAAACCTGCATCCTCGCGCAAAATACTCAATTAACACCCTTCCAGAACCCATCAGCAAGGTGCGCCTATTAATAGGCCCTGAAGGTGGATTGTCCTCTGAAGAAATCAGCATGACTGAACAATACAAATTTGAAGAGACGCTACTCGGCCCACGTGTACTTCGTACCGAGACAGCAGCTCTAACCGCAATTACTGCCTTACAAGTCCGTTTTGGCGATCTAGGCTAG
- a CDS encoding endonuclease, giving the protein MQKIILKAFGLPVSFYLSIVFGLLVTQSVFAAPPSSFYKAKKEAVKIYLDHPTSFYCGCDITWKDKKKGIPDLNGCGYQVRKQQKRASRIEWEHVVPAWQFGHQRQCWQDGGRKNCTRNDKIFKSMEADLHNLTPTIGEVNGDRSNYNFSQWNGMDGVSYGQCEMQVNFKQRKVMPPDRAKGSIARTYLYMSQEYGFKLSKQQTNLMMAWNKQFPVDQWECTRDERIYAVQGNHNPFVYPACK; this is encoded by the coding sequence ATGCAAAAAATCATCTTAAAAGCATTTGGCCTACCTGTATCTTTTTACTTATCGATAGTATTTGGCCTACTGGTAACCCAAAGCGTTTTCGCTGCCCCGCCAAGCTCATTCTACAAAGCCAAAAAAGAAGCGGTGAAGATTTATCTCGATCATCCGACTTCGTTTTATTGTGGTTGTGATATTACTTGGAAAGACAAGAAGAAAGGTATTCCAGACCTTAATGGTTGTGGCTACCAAGTCCGAAAACAGCAAAAGCGAGCAAGTCGAATTGAGTGGGAACACGTGGTTCCAGCTTGGCAATTTGGCCACCAGCGTCAGTGCTGGCAAGATGGCGGACGCAAAAACTGTACGCGAAATGATAAAATATTTAAATCCATGGAAGCTGATCTTCATAACCTAACGCCCACGATTGGCGAGGTTAATGGTGATCGATCCAATTACAATTTCAGTCAGTGGAATGGAATGGATGGCGTGAGCTATGGTCAGTGTGAAATGCAGGTCAACTTTAAACAGCGTAAAGTTATGCCGCCGGACAGAGCAAAAGGCTCTATCGCACGTACTTACCTTTACATGAGTCAAGAGTATGGTTTCAAGCTATCTAAACAGCAAACCAACCTGATGATGGCGTGGAACAAACAGTTTCCTGTCGATCAGTGGGAATGTACTCGTGATGAACGAATCTACGCCGTCCAAGGTAATCACAACCCATTTGTTTACCCAGCTTGCAAATAA
- a CDS encoding SprT family zinc-dependent metalloprotease, translating into MSYTPQQHRANKKLAECLAIANQHFSREFPYPTITYKLRGKSAGKAYLQLNEIKLNHVLFSENEDAFINEVVPHELAHLITHQVFGRVRPHGNEWKYVMEKVFNVPARTTHSFEISSVQGKTFEYRCDCTVYPLSIRRHNKVLRNQSTYRCQLCQQTLVFTGTQLS; encoded by the coding sequence TTGTCTTACACCCCACAACAACATCGCGCAAATAAGAAACTGGCGGAGTGTCTCGCTATTGCTAATCAACATTTCTCTCGTGAGTTTCCATACCCAACTATCACTTATAAATTAAGAGGTAAATCGGCAGGAAAGGCCTACCTTCAGTTAAATGAAATTAAGCTCAACCACGTGCTATTTAGCGAAAACGAAGACGCCTTTATCAACGAGGTTGTTCCTCATGAACTCGCACACTTGATCACGCATCAGGTCTTCGGACGCGTTAGGCCTCATGGAAACGAGTGGAAATACGTTATGGAAAAGGTATTCAACGTACCAGCCAGAACGACTCATAGCTTTGAAATCTCTTCAGTTCAAGGAAAAACCTTTGAATACCGCTGCGACTGCACCGTTTACCCACTATCAATTAGACGACATAACAAAGTCCTTCGAAATCAATCGACCTACCGATGCCAACTATGCCAACAAACCTTAGTTTTTACAGGCACTCAACTAAGCTAA
- a CDS encoding DUF2189 domain-containing protein has product MPRTVHPSELNNKKDKVSDQDYARTIPCNQVSISAPFHWLSLALHDFVKMPLISAFYGLCFMAAAIAIVQLVQWQGTHLVVMPSLIVYMLIGPFLALGLYDASWEREKGHNASLLHSMKAITRNSTHQWAFAIVLMVAMIFWMRIAALLHALYPSVQGAPLTEFAPFLITGSLIGLIIASLIFSISAFSIPLMMERRVDVMSAIFTSFNAVKANIPAMVVWASIICSGILVGFATYGIGMIVTMPLLGYGTWHAYHEIIKKKHHV; this is encoded by the coding sequence ATGCCTCGTACCGTGCACCCATCGGAACTGAACAATAAAAAAGATAAGGTCAGCGATCAGGATTACGCTCGAACCATTCCTTGTAACCAAGTTAGCATTTCAGCACCCTTTCATTGGTTGTCACTAGCTCTACACGACTTCGTGAAAATGCCATTAATAAGCGCATTTTACGGCTTGTGTTTTATGGCAGCAGCCATCGCCATAGTCCAACTTGTCCAATGGCAAGGAACACACCTAGTCGTTATGCCGAGCTTAATAGTCTATATGTTAATAGGGCCTTTTCTTGCTCTAGGCCTGTATGACGCCAGCTGGGAAAGAGAAAAAGGACACAACGCTAGCCTACTGCACTCAATGAAAGCCATCACACGAAACTCAACCCATCAATGGGCCTTTGCGATTGTATTGATGGTAGCGATGATTTTCTGGATGCGAATCGCGGCGTTATTGCACGCGTTATATCCTTCTGTTCAAGGGGCTCCACTAACTGAATTCGCTCCATTCTTGATTACAGGCTCTTTAATTGGGCTAATCATCGCTAGCCTAATATTCAGTATTTCAGCGTTTTCAATTCCATTAATGATGGAGCGACGCGTTGATGTAATGAGCGCCATTTTCACTAGCTTCAACGCAGTGAAAGCAAACATCCCAGCAATGGTTGTGTGGGCGAGTATTATTTGTTCCGGTATTCTGGTGGGCTTTGCAACCTACGGCATCGGTATGATCGTCACCATGCCGCTACTTGGTTATGGTACATGGCATGCTTATCACGAGATCATCAAGAAAAAACATCACGTGTAA
- the metK gene encoding methionine adenosyltransferase produces MAKHLFTSESVSEGHPDKIADQISDAVLDAILEQDPKARVACETYVKTGMVMVGGEVTTSAWVDIEEITRETVREIGYVHSDMGFDADSCAVLNTIGKQSPDINQGVDKTDPKEQGAGDQGIMFGYATNETPILMPAPITYSHLLVKKQAEVRKSGKLNFLRPDAKSQVTFQYDQGKIVGIDAVVLSTQHCDSVTTPDLREAVMEEIIKPVLPSEWINKDTNFFINPTGRFVIGGPMGDCGLTGRKIIVDTYGGAARHGGGAFSGKDPSKVDRSAAYAARYVAKNIVAAGMADRCEIQLSYAIGVADPTSIMVETFGTEKVAHEIIIEAVRQNFDLRPYGLQEMLNLLQPIYKQTAAYGHFGREEFPWEATDKAAILADFAGLK; encoded by the coding sequence ATGGCTAAGCACCTATTCACTTCTGAATCTGTTTCAGAAGGCCATCCAGATAAAATTGCAGACCAAATCTCTGATGCTGTTCTTGATGCCATCTTGGAACAAGATCCAAAAGCACGTGTTGCTTGTGAGACTTACGTAAAAACCGGCATGGTGATGGTTGGCGGTGAAGTAACAACGTCTGCATGGGTTGATATTGAAGAAATCACTCGTGAAACAGTACGTGAAATTGGTTACGTTCATTCTGATATGGGCTTTGACGCTGACTCTTGTGCCGTTCTAAACACAATTGGTAAGCAGTCTCCAGACATCAACCAAGGTGTTGATAAAACAGACCCGAAAGAGCAAGGCGCTGGCGACCAAGGTATCATGTTTGGTTACGCGACTAACGAAACACCAATCCTAATGCCTGCTCCAATTACTTACTCTCACCTTCTTGTTAAAAAGCAAGCTGAAGTACGTAAGAGTGGCAAGCTTAACTTCCTTCGCCCAGATGCGAAGTCTCAAGTAACATTCCAGTACGATCAAGGTAAGATCGTGGGTATTGATGCCGTTGTTCTTTCAACTCAGCACTGTGATTCAGTCACAACACCTGACCTACGTGAAGCGGTAATGGAAGAGATCATCAAGCCAGTATTGCCTTCAGAGTGGATCAATAAAGACACTAACTTCTTCATCAATCCAACAGGTCGTTTCGTAATCGGTGGCCCAATGGGTGACTGTGGTCTAACTGGTCGTAAGATCATTGTTGATACCTACGGCGGCGCAGCTCGTCACGGTGGCGGTGCATTCTCTGGTAAAGATCCATCAAAAGTTGACCGTTCTGCAGCTTACGCAGCGCGTTACGTTGCGAAAAACATCGTTGCAGCAGGTATGGCTGACCGTTGTGAGATTCAACTGTCTTACGCTATCGGTGTTGCTGATCCTACATCTATCATGGTTGAAACGTTCGGTACTGAAAAAGTAGCGCACGAGATCATCATTGAAGCCGTTCGTCAAAACTTCGATCTACGCCCATACGGTCTTCAAGAGATGCTGAACCTTCTTCAACCTATCTACAAGCAGACTGCTGCATACGGCCACTTCGGTCGTGAAGAGTTCCCTTGGGAAGCGACAGACAAAGCAGCAATCCTTGCGGACTTCGCTGGCCTAAAATAA